A genome region from Coffea arabica cultivar ET-39 chromosome 7e, Coffea Arabica ET-39 HiFi, whole genome shotgun sequence includes the following:
- the LOC113702374 gene encoding protein-tyrosine-phosphatase PTP1-like isoform X2, giving the protein MAATGKPISTSSASSSLAAKPFFDFSPDSVPAKLVLSPDELRYSSEALQAFKDKLFKSPQTIRQEFLTLQAKRMSRSDMMSRCTVAFDSVNRDKNRYSDVLPFDSNRVVLNPCKDYRPSARGYINASFIETSDKVSRFIATQGPLPHTFEDFWEMILQNHCPVIVMLTRLVDNYKLMKCGDYFQAEDGPREFGNICIVTKWIKTTDTSLVLRCLEVKYKESEEPPLNVLHIQYPEWPDHGVPRDTLAVREILKRLYDVPPSLGPIVVHCSAGIGRTGTYCTIQNTIQRILVGDMSALDLVKTITLFRSQRIGMVQTLEQYLFCYDAIVDELEDLISDGSGQRSSY; this is encoded by the exons ATGGCCGCCACCGGAAAACCCATCTCTACATCCTCTGCCTCTTCTTCCCTGGCTGCTAAACCTTTCTTCGACTTCTCACCGGATTCGGTGCCGGCAAAGCTAGTTCTTTCTCCGGATGAACTCCGTTACTCTTCCGAAGCTCTTCAGGCTTTCAAGGACAAGCTTTTCAAGTCACCTCAAACAATACGGCAGGAGTTCCTCACCTTGCAG GCAAAAAGGATGAGCCGTTCGGATATGATGAGTAGATGCACAGTGGCTTTTGATAGTGTGAACCGTGACAAAAATCGTTACAGTGACGTCCTGCCAT TTGACAGTAACAGGGTTGTTTTGAACCCATGCAAGGATTACAGACCATCAGCAAGGGGATATATTAATGCAAGCTTCATTGAG ACATCTGACAAGGTGTCTCGCTTTATTGCAACACAAGGTCCTTTACCACATACCTTTGAAGATTTCTGGGAGATGATACTCCAGAATCATTGTCCTGTGATAGTTATGCTTACACGATTGGTAGACAATTACAAG TTGATGAAATGTGGAGACTACTTCCAGGCAGAGGATGGGCCTAGAGAATTTGGCAATATATGCATTGTCACAAAGTGGATTAAAACAACTGATACTTCATTGGTCTTGCGATGTTTAGAGGTGAAATACAAAGAG TCAGAAGAACCACCTTTAAATGTATTGCACATCCAGTATCCTGAATGGCCTGATCATGGAGTTCCTAGGGATACCCTTGCTGTGCGTGAAATTCTCAAAAGATTATATGATGTACCACCTAGTCTTGGACCAATTGTGGTGCATTGCAG CGCAGGCATTGGTAGAACTGGGACATATTGCACAATCCAGAATACCATCCAAAGGATTCTAGTTGGAGACATGTCTGCTTTGGATCTTGTTAAGACTATAACCCTTTTTAGGTCACAGCGAATTGGGATGGTTCAGACATTG
- the LOC113702374 gene encoding protein-tyrosine-phosphatase PTP1-like isoform X1 produces MAATGKPISTSSASSSLAAKPFFDFSPDSVPAKLVLSPDELRYSSEALQAFKDKLFKSPQTIRQEFLTLQAKRMSRSDMMSRCTVAFDSVNRDKNRYSDVLPFDSNRVVLNPCKDYRPSARGYINASFIETSDKVSRFIATQGPLPHTFEDFWEMILQNHCPVIVMLTRLVDNYKVLNCLEYKLMKCGDYFQAEDGPREFGNICIVTKWIKTTDTSLVLRCLEVKYKESEEPPLNVLHIQYPEWPDHGVPRDTLAVREILKRLYDVPPSLGPIVVHCSAGIGRTGTYCTIQNTIQRILVGDMSALDLVKTITLFRSQRIGMVQTLEQYLFCYDAIVDELEDLISDGSGQRSSY; encoded by the exons ATGGCCGCCACCGGAAAACCCATCTCTACATCCTCTGCCTCTTCTTCCCTGGCTGCTAAACCTTTCTTCGACTTCTCACCGGATTCGGTGCCGGCAAAGCTAGTTCTTTCTCCGGATGAACTCCGTTACTCTTCCGAAGCTCTTCAGGCTTTCAAGGACAAGCTTTTCAAGTCACCTCAAACAATACGGCAGGAGTTCCTCACCTTGCAG GCAAAAAGGATGAGCCGTTCGGATATGATGAGTAGATGCACAGTGGCTTTTGATAGTGTGAACCGTGACAAAAATCGTTACAGTGACGTCCTGCCAT TTGACAGTAACAGGGTTGTTTTGAACCCATGCAAGGATTACAGACCATCAGCAAGGGGATATATTAATGCAAGCTTCATTGAG ACATCTGACAAGGTGTCTCGCTTTATTGCAACACAAGGTCCTTTACCACATACCTTTGAAGATTTCTGGGAGATGATACTCCAGAATCATTGTCCTGTGATAGTTATGCTTACACGATTGGTAGACAATTACAAGGTACTCAACTGTTTGGAGTACAAG TTGATGAAATGTGGAGACTACTTCCAGGCAGAGGATGGGCCTAGAGAATTTGGCAATATATGCATTGTCACAAAGTGGATTAAAACAACTGATACTTCATTGGTCTTGCGATGTTTAGAGGTGAAATACAAAGAG TCAGAAGAACCACCTTTAAATGTATTGCACATCCAGTATCCTGAATGGCCTGATCATGGAGTTCCTAGGGATACCCTTGCTGTGCGTGAAATTCTCAAAAGATTATATGATGTACCACCTAGTCTTGGACCAATTGTGGTGCATTGCAG CGCAGGCATTGGTAGAACTGGGACATATTGCACAATCCAGAATACCATCCAAAGGATTCTAGTTGGAGACATGTCTGCTTTGGATCTTGTTAAGACTATAACCCTTTTTAGGTCACAGCGAATTGGGATGGTTCAGACATTG